The Paralichthys olivaceus isolate ysfri-2021 chromosome 2, ASM2471397v2, whole genome shotgun sequence genomic interval GTTTTCCTTCTTAAAGAATTTTCAAACGGAATTGAATTCTGCAAACAAATGCATTTTGGAAACACACGTGCAAATGTTTGAAACAACACACGCGCTGCAGAAAGTCActacacatgcaaatacagaaacacaaagcgAAAAGGACCCCGGAGATGTTTCCAGGCTTTGTGAAGTCTGCTACttgtcagtggtgatggaactacagccaggttcatcGTCTTTCCTGGGTCCCTGGAAACATGTCCTCGGTCATTTATTCAGCTATTGGTTTTGTATTCGCACGTGTTGTGTCTAAATGATGAAGTCGTCTTCTTAATTtgcacttgtttgtgtttttgttgcagtgcgttgagctctgTCGGCCACCGTATGATTACATTTAGCTTGCTGAGGggggaaatgtatttaaaattatttcagCCTACCAAacctgcaataaaacaaaatatgaaaaataattattgaattaatacaattttaatgtttaaattgtttgaattcAAATTTCAATAATagcaataaactttatttctatagtgCCTTTCAAAATCAGAGTTACAAGGTGCTTCTCATAAATATAAGCAGAAAGTTAGCaagtcacagaaaagtcaaaTCATACTCAGCAATGCAATTACACAAATCAGATAAGAGAAAACattgaaacaataaaatagaaatataaaataaatcaataaaaactataaaaatgcCAGTTTAGGAGGAAAAGTTCCTTAAATATAAATCAGGGCCAGATTATAGTCTATTAAAGGTGACAAACGGAATCTGGGGAATCTGAACTCGATTGAGGTGTTTTCTACGTCGAGTGTTTGTGAGACGTCTTGCTGCTGAATTCTTTACCAGGTGTCAATAAACAAGTCCTGCTTCATTTAGGCAGGTGAACAATGAAATGCACTAGCCTGAAAAAAGTGAATGGGTCTCACTACTCTATGTAATGCATCTAGTCATGTCAGTGAAATGACGTATATCTGagcacatttttaaactttaacagCAGTTTATTAAAGGGAATTGTGCACAGAAAGTTAACAGCATGTATTGTGTCAAACTTAAACACAGTTATGATGATGAAAATATAGGCTTATAGCGAATATACTCTTCACAGAATTTGGTGTTCACATCAAAACCGGCAACAATGGAGCATTTCTCGGAAACAACATAATCACCTCTGATTCCTCTTATAATACTAAACTGTAAACTTCCCTTCCTGTTACCAGCATAACGTTGGTTTCTTTTGAACTAATGATGTTTTTCACTCGTCCATGACAGTTACAAAGACAGCCTAGTGAAGGTAATGAGCTCTATGATCAGACTCACAATACAACAAGCTGTCAAATGGCCAAGTTGGGTTTGGGTTTGGTTCTCGACAAACGTTAAGTTTgtattcaacactgcacttcccagAAACGCATGAAATACACCTGCCAGGTTTTACATCGACCATATCAGCAGTTGTAGAGAAAATTAAAGGACGGACACATAAAGACAGAGATTTCTCCAAGTGCTAGTCACAGGATTAACACATAATCCAAACATCAGATTCTAGCTTTCACAGGCAGTgaactataaaataaatgttaaaccTACATTAGAACAccataatttaaaatgtaaaatgtaaactgaTCTCACAGTTATGCATATTTAAGTAATGTGAAAAACTGCTCATTTAGAAACACTGAACTGAAGTACTCTGAAGTATGATTCACTGCATAGCTATTACTGTATATTGCAGAATATTAACCATTACCACATAGTTGGACATGTGTGTATAAATTATTAAGTGAGTCACAGGCAAGGCAAGGCACTGTCAAATGATCAGTAACCATGGTTACAGCGCTCATCTTGTCGACAATGATGTCCTCACTGAAAGTCTTTGGGTCTAATGCCCTTAAAGCTGCAGTAGTGCAAAGACTAGAGAACTTCCTAGTTGCACACAGAAGGATACTATTCAATAAATGGCAGTGAGTGACAACAATTAACctattaaaacagaaaataagaaattactgcaaaaaaaaaccacaggaatgtggagaaacacaagATAACACTTGTTATGGACAGAAACTGTTCTGAAAATACTGTTCACAGGCGTAAAATACTGCAGATGAAGAGCTTCATATCCAGAAAGATCTACTACCTGCACATATAGtcagaaaaaaggttttggATTTGAACACTCTTTcaaaaaatttgaaaatgtgtatatatttaagTAGATGTGGTTTGTTGATGTTGTGCTTTTAACAAGCTCCACGAAACAGAGCTTAAGCCTCTTAAACAATGCAAATATTCAGGAAACAAAGTCAGGTAGCATTAGAATTATTAGAATAGTTATAATAATGGTGCAACAGAGGAAGATAACATAGAGGTAAAGTTAATACATCTTTCAAGACCCATAAATGTGTTGACTAAAGCTCGTCCATGTCTAGGCCCAGAGCTTTTCAGGATTTAAGTTACATTAACTgttgataaaatattttaatagaaaaacaGACATCCTCTTGTTCAGAAGTTCCCAAACTTCTCAGCCTACAATCCCCAAATAACCGAGCCATTGATTTGAGAGAGTTCacagaaaatgtcacatttatgAACATATGTTTCCTGTGGTGCTTTAAATTAACCTGCTGCAACTGATCCATCATAATAACCTCAGGGGTCACATGGAGCCAAAGAAAATCAGAAGGTAAGTTTTAGCTTTTGGAACAATTATGGCTAAAATAGGATACtgagaattgtttttttaaagtatttaatttCTGGAAATCATCTCACAACACTACTTCTGTGTCTCACGACCCCTCCGGGGAGGTCCCAACCCcaagtttgggaaccactgctcTAGTAAACACAGGATCAGAGTCCTGTGACAAATCTTACAACAGACTCAGTGTTGCATTCCAGCAAATACCATTGTTAGAGTGGCTCATCAAACACTGTCACACATACAGAATATACAAAGCTTCAATATTCGACTTACTCTAGACAGGTAAAATTCACAGATGACATAGATCATAGAGTATCAAAATAtctaaaattattttaaacctTTACTCTTAATAGGATTTCTATGAGAATGACAGTGAGATTAGTCAGTGAGACAGTGCTGAtgtgataaaaatatatttacagatCATTTGAGATATTTGAATACCCTGAGGTGCAGATACTTTTGTTACCAGATGCCAAAACCTCAAAAAATGGACACATCttttcaagaaaataaaaaccaagcTCTCCTCTTATGTTTGCTATAATCAAAAAGTGCAGAAGTTCTTATTTGCCCATATCTGTTGCATGTTTTCTGCATCTTGTGGATGGAATGTATTATGTGAATAAGTGCATACtatagaaagaaaacattaaagctGCGATGAGCAATTTTGCAAAACGAGACTCACAGACGCACAGCATTGATTTATAATCAGCTTATCAAGTAGCTATGGCTCATTTGTAAGCAAACAATTTCCTACCAGCAGAAAAACAGTGACATTGAATTATCATATTTCCAGACACCTGATCCATTAAAGTCTAGTTTTCCCAGGATTTTTAGCACTGATTGATCCACCAACTCAAgagaaaacctttttctttgctcttagCTCATGAGCCAGGAGTTAACACTGGCTCTTCTAGATTTGTCAAAGCTTCTTATCTTGAAATGGCTGCCAATGTTTTCATACAGGAGGTTGACAAAGAGCCAAAACACTGAGCTAAAAGTGGCTAAAAAAGCTTTgagggtttttaaaaaatgttattgaactTTTTCCATTGACATTTCACAACTGTAATCCTTCTCTGTCGCGGTCATTTGGCACAAGATATTGATACACTGATCAATATCTATCTGAAATCTAAAAAACCTGGGAGTCATCGATGGAAACGGATGCATTAAAAACAGCAGATATAAGGGCTGTAGTTGTCAGCTGGGTGCCATCGTCTGTTGGAAGCAGCAGGTGGAGTTAATTTTTACTGTGATCAGTGGAATACATCTAAATAGAAGCTGTGCATCCTGTGATcagtataaaaatacaatacacaTGAATGCTTTTTTATTCTGAGGGATAGGTGATGTCAGGTACCATCCACATTCAGCTGTGCTGGTGGTTCCTCTGCAGACTAATACCTGTGAACAGCAAAAACAGGGTTATTTGAGGGTCCCAGCACCTTTGGCATATGGAATGTAAGTTAAGTGGACAAACATAGCAatgcacgcacacgcgcacacacgcgcacCAATTAGTATAAGTTCACCTATGATGCTGTTCTGACAAAATATATTATGTTTAGATTGAATTCTAATCATTTTTGGAGGACatctttcattattttgaaaatataattgATGTAAAATAGTTATTTAACCATCACAAAAGCACAAAGCactaaaatattgaaaataggTAAACCTGTACCTGTAGTAGTTGGGTTTAAAAGGACCGTTCTTGTTGAGGCCCAGGTATTTTGCCTGCTCATCAGACAGTTCTGTCAGGTGAGCATCGAACGTCGTCAGATGGAGACTGGCAACATATTCATCTGAAATGATATAGATATGGTTTAATAAGAATAATGGCAATCTGACCGTTTCACAGGGTCTTGGGTCTACAGATAGTTAGTTATCTACATCCTCACCCATCTTCTTGGGAAGCAAGTAAACATCCTGCTTGTATCGTCCCTCAGGAGCATTGTACAACTCTATAAGTGCCAgagcctgaaaacaaacaagcattAATGAAACTGTTGGAAACATTAACAATTTAATGAAGAGCTATAAATGCAACTATGAACCTCTTTTTCTAGAGCaatgaaagaagaaacatgTAGCTGCACGTGTACTGTAGACACTGACATGCTATTATCTCTTTACATGCAGGGATCTGTTTTATTACTGAAACAAACTCAGCTCAGATACAATCTGTTCTActcatgtgttttattattactgATGACATTTTCAGGTCAGAGTTGGAGCTTCTCTGCAGGGATGGCCAAATAATCACAGCAAAGGGAAAAGCACATGATGAACCCTGTATACTCTGCTATCTGCAGTGGACTTACAAAAACGACTCTGTCATTAGCTGCTATAATTAACATTGATCAACACGTTACCTGAGTGGTGGCTGTGATGGACAAGACAAAGGTGGGGACAGTGGAGCAGCTGAGGTTAAGCAGACGTCCCTGTGGAAGAAAACATGTTGTCAAGAACAAGAACATTAAATTACAAAAGCGGCAGGCGATCACCCGGTGGCAATCGAGGTGCTTGGATTCATTTTTGTGGAGCAGACATGTCCTCCATCATTATACAGTCTACCTTAAAAATCAACCTGTTGCTCAGCTTTTCCCAAGACAGAAATCTATACTGGTCAGTTACTCAGCATGAAAAATGACCTGTATAAGTAATGTGGAAGggttgtttagtttgtgtgaAGAACTTTATCTATAAATAGACAATTTTTACCAAGCAATCCTGAACTGATAAAACTAAGTTAAGGTGGTATTATTATGAGAATGTGGCTTAAACAATCAAAGATTTCCAGTTTCCATTATCCACAGGCTGAGAGCAAATTATTTCAATTATCTGTATGTATTACATATGATTACAAGCTACACAGATCTACTCACCTCAGCTAGAAGTATTACTCTCTTCCCATCAGGCCAGATGACGTGGTCCACCTGAGAGCGCACTCTCTCCCAGGTTAGCTCAGGGGTCCGGAGACTTGCCTGGAAGAGACGAGGAAATCAGTCTCCCTCATGTTTTTTATGGTCGCTCAACACAATGTGACTGATGGCACTTTGTCTTTGAGGACAAACATCCTGGAGCATAAATTTAACTTGGATTGTTTCCATTACAAACACTTACATACCACATCAATCTCAGTGTTGGAGTGTCCCATGTTGCAGACAATGGAGCCATTTTTCATTCGGTCCAGCTGGTCTCTGGTCACCACATTCTTGTTCCCTACAATTGTACAAAATCATTCACCTTCTTTCAGTGTATATCATCGACCACTTAGGACACAATTAGCAAACAGCCCTTAGAAATAATGCAAAGGACGGTGAAATACAGTATAATGTACATCCCACTGAGAAGTGTCAAGTTACCAGTGCATGTGATGATGACATCAACCTGGCGAATGACCTCGTTCAGCTTGACCACCCTGAATCCATCCATGCTGTTCACACAGAAGTGAAAAGAGATGGTCAACGTTCAGTCTCAGTGAACAATCGATTATTAATTGACAAGCAACTAAACCCCATAAGCAACTTTGTGTTACTGCCAACTCGGTGAACTTCGTAATCTGACATAATTTCTCAGATAATTAGCAAACAAATTGATTCTAGCTATCTTCAgtggatatacagtatatcctgTCTCCCCTCgttctgcagtttgtgttaatGTATTCAGTATGGAGATCATCCCAGTTCCTATTTTCCTCACCAGGCCTGCAGGGCACAGATGGGATCGATCTCTGTAATGCAGACGATGGCTCCCAGAGCTTTCAGAGCAGCACAACAACCCTTTCCAAcctgcaaaaagaaaataatacacGGTGACATGCAACATATACATATTCAGACAACCCTAATATTGATAaagaaattatttatatttaaacataaactgCATCGCAACGTATCATCAGGAGTGTTTCGCAGATATGTCGTAAACAGTAGTTTATGTTGAAGTTAAAAGCAGCGTCTCACCTCTCCATACCCACAAACGACCACCTGTTTGCCTCCGAACATCACGTCTGTGGTTCTCTTCAAGCTGCAGAGAAATCAAAGTGGCACATCTTGCAGAAGGGAAAAAACTCATATTCCACTTCATATGTGTCAAAAGCTTGCATCTTAGTatggctgttttcagacatgaactctgggaaatgtTTGGCAAACATGGTCCAGACTTTCTTCTGATTTTGAATCAGATTTATGtccatgtctaaaagcagcttaagaTCAAGCAGTAGAAAGTTATTTGGCTCATTTCAAATGCCCCactataaaaaatgtaatggtcTCTTGATGATGACATTTAGAGCCATAGCTAATAATGGAACACATGCTACAAGACAATCAGTGTAACCTGCAGATAATTCATCAGACGGTGCAGCAATAAATAAAGAGTCAGGGCTGTAGAAAGCACTGACCCAATTCAGACCTGTGGAGACATTGTTAAATAGTACAGACTGTTCCTGTGCTGCCTAGGTGATAATTAACAGCAGGATAATAAATACAACAGTAACTCGTTTTCAGGCTGTTTCCGTGATGGTTCTGCAGAGAGAGTTTGCAATGTGCAGAGGAGCGTCAAACAGGCAGCACTTTTTTAACAACAGCCATGAGAGTTTGACCACGCTCTGCTGTTAAACATCGACCGTCATGTCAACGGTGTCTCAGTGTATTTAACTCTCtaaaaaaaggaggaaggaCCTTTTTTCAAAGATGTATCTCCCCTTGAAACCTTTTAAGTCTATGTAAAGCCGTCCAATACACAAACTGTTCTCATGTTTAAACGCAAGTTATAGTATGTTGTTGTTCAGCTTTCCAACAATCAAATACCTCAAAAGGCAAAGGTACTCACCCATCCAGGATCGACTCTCTGCAGCAGTACAGGTTGTCAAACTTCTGCTTTGTCACAGAGTCATTTACATTCATCGCTGGCACACACAGTTTCCCAGCTTTAGACAGCTGATACAACCTTGGGTGAAGAAggcagaaacatttcatttcatatttgtgCATAGTTAAATATCTACAGAGAATCTGATGCGCGTTAAATTACCTGTGAACCCCAGTGACACTCTCCTCTACGATGCCCCTGATTTTCTTGAAGACATTAGGGTATTTCTTGTACATCCAGTGTGTCAAGTCTCCCCCATCATCAAGGATCTAATGGGTGACAAGAAACAgttattatttctatttatgaACATGGGTCAAGAGACAGCACTGTGAGAGTATAATGAATATTGCACAGCAAGGCACTCactatttcaacatttcaagaGACAATAGAAAACACACGTTCAGTTTTACATTTACTGCTTTGTACTGTGACATATTTAAGTTCTTATGGAACTGTGACAACATATTCAATATAGTATTCACAAGTCAGAGTCTATTGCTGCTAAGGAACTCAACAGTGGACTGCCCCCACacaagataaatgaaaaacTTTCACAAACCATGTTAGGTTGCCAACCCTCATTGTTGACACAGCGGTCGATGCACCACCAAAAGTCATCCTCAGACTCCCCCTTCCAGGCAAACACAGCCACACCTGAGACACAACAGTTGGGTTATACCTTCAGAAATCTTACATCAACAACACCAGACAGATGAACACTCCCCTTAACCTTCAAAAAAGAGAGATTACATTAGAATCTCAATGCTGCCCTTAGAGAAACACTTTCAAATCTCCATGTATGACTGTGAATGAGAGCAGGGTCACTGACACTGTGAAAgtgaattattttaaaacacacactcaacgaTTTGGTTTACAACTTTTAGTAATGTATTATAATTCTGCATTTGTGAAGATATCATTTAATGCAGTTCTCAGGagactatatattatatatcactATAGGGGCAACAATGGCAGACGTTTGTGCTTCCTAGATGTCCCATAgcttaatgaaaatgtttattttttcttcatagCACAGCTTAACATGTAGTCAAATATGCACAGCAGTAACTTACTGGGCAGTGAACACATACCACAAACAAAACGCATAATTCACTGAGTTGCTCCTAAATCTCTAGTAACTCCCTCAGCTTGTCAGATCGTTTAAGATCTACAGTGGGAATTTAGCCCATACTTAAACCATCACATAGCAACCAAAGATAAAAAGCTCTAGTGGTGCTGTTCTTTCACTAAATGGTAAATCTTATGTAATCTCATTATCTCTGCACGGCTGGTTTTTCAAGAGTTCATGAAACATTTCCAAACAGTATCCCTGGTTCTGAAGAAAACAAGCTGCTCACATGtggtttgtaaaaaaacaaccagaacaaaaacaccacaTACTTATAAGATGGTCTCTTACAAACattatattacttttatttttatataaaatcaaGTGCAACTATAATACAGATGATTTTCTGACTTCAGTCAAGTGCAGTGTCAGGTTGAATAAGTGATGGTGTTTGAGCTCCATAAATAAACGTTCTCTTCCA includes:
- the LOC109629339 gene encoding S-adenosylhomocysteine hydrolase-like protein 1; amino-acid sequence: MAEPAAEAKLEVKQASKEVKESENVAEKYSAMTVSKNSEMNMGELSSAFSAVPTHKPVKKQIQFVEDKQEFSRFPTKAGRRSLSRSISQSSTDSYSSAASYTDSSDDETSPRDKTQVNSKGSSDFCVKNIKQAEFGRREIEIAEQDMSALISLRKRAQSEKPLAGAKIVGCTHITAQTAVLIETLVALGAQCRWTACNIYSTQNEVAAALSETGVAVFAWKGESEDDFWWCIDRCVNNEGWQPNMILDDGGDLTHWMYKKYPNVFKKIRGIVEESVTGVHRLYQLSKAGKLCVPAMNVNDSVTKQKFDNLYCCRESILDGLKRTTDVMFGGKQVVVCGYGEVGKGCCAALKALGAIVCITEIDPICALQACMDGFRVVKLNEVIRQVDVIITCTGNKNVVTRDQLDRMKNGSIVCNMGHSNTEIDVASLRTPELTWERVRSQVDHVIWPDGKRVILLAEGRLLNLSCSTVPTFVLSITATTQALALIELYNAPEGRYKQDVYLLPKKMDEYVASLHLTTFDAHLTELSDEQAKYLGLNKNGPFKPNYYRY